One genomic window of Prosthecobacter algae includes the following:
- a CDS encoding NAD(P)/FAD-dependent oxidoreductase: MPKIAIIGAGLAGIACARRLKQEGMPVTVFEKSRGYGGRCATKRWQDCRVDHGAQYFTMRDPGFKEAVQEVCGDQVQSLTAPVLHLENGQSSCPPRYYHVKGNSHLCRDLAQGLEVRFEQTLAPVTAHGEAWQIQNEVYDQVISTAPLPQTLKLFNQPATVDPYVPCLAMLALYQQPPQGKTAELFGMMGSPTDDIAWSACENHKLGRITPGNIVMVVHAGERFSYEHLESPPEEWSALLREQLETLWELPPQNFTAQLTHRWRFARVNEPVSPPSLPAGLHFCGDALGQSRVEAAWLQGVSQAEALLATF, translated from the coding sequence GCCCAAAATCGCCATCATCGGAGCCGGACTCGCCGGCATAGCCTGCGCTCGACGTCTGAAGCAGGAAGGAATGCCCGTGACGGTGTTTGAAAAATCGCGTGGCTATGGCGGGCGCTGCGCCACCAAACGCTGGCAGGACTGCCGCGTGGACCATGGCGCGCAGTATTTCACGATGCGTGATCCCGGTTTTAAAGAGGCGGTCCAGGAGGTCTGTGGCGACCAGGTGCAGTCCCTCACGGCCCCTGTGCTTCACCTTGAAAATGGCCAGTCATCCTGTCCCCCGCGCTACTACCATGTGAAAGGCAATAGCCACCTGTGCCGTGATCTGGCGCAGGGACTAGAAGTTCGGTTCGAGCAAACCCTCGCCCCCGTGACGGCCCACGGGGAGGCTTGGCAGATCCAAAATGAAGTTTATGACCAAGTGATCAGCACGGCACCACTGCCACAGACGCTCAAGCTGTTTAACCAACCCGCCACCGTGGATCCCTATGTACCCTGCCTGGCCATGCTGGCCCTGTATCAGCAGCCGCCGCAGGGCAAAACTGCCGAGCTCTTCGGCATGATGGGAAGCCCCACCGACGACATCGCCTGGTCCGCATGTGAGAATCATAAGTTAGGCCGCATCACACCAGGGAATATCGTCATGGTGGTACATGCGGGGGAAAGATTCAGTTACGAGCACCTGGAATCCCCGCCCGAGGAATGGTCGGCGCTTTTACGGGAGCAGCTAGAAACGCTGTGGGAACTGCCACCGCAAAACTTTACGGCCCAGCTCACGCACCGCTGGCGATTTGCGCGCGTGAACGAACCTGTGAGCCCACCCAGCCTCCCGGCAGGCCTGCATTTCTGTGGGGATGCCCTGGGGCAATCGCGCGTTGAGGCCGCTTGGTTGCAAGGTGTATCCCAGGCGGAAGCGCTGCTAGCAACCTTTTAA
- a CDS encoding LacI family DNA-binding transcriptional regulator produces the protein MSVTLQQIAQTAGVSAMTVSRVMHHSPRVSAKTRERVQQAIAALGYQPDPHLARMMTMVRGRKKSRVRAVIAVIRETVPKDALHSSTYQYVPIEDIRRRASQHGYHAEEFWLGKDGLDPARLVGILQARGIEGIIVSPQSSQMLCAQLDYAPFAAATFGFGLTQPSLHRAAGNMNLGIQLAVKELQARGYQRIGLAVTQWVDHRAEGAYSGAMLHVQQAIPLAQRIPVLLFPHNDFSRCRKEFMEWMQRERPDALITFDQHVPDWLQKMGLRVPEDIGLVVHDWTSTMKGYAGIYQRRDHVAAAGVDLVATQLLQNESGVPEVPRQILIPPEWIEGPSVRARQS, from the coding sequence ATGTCGGTCACCCTCCAGCAAATCGCCCAGACGGCAGGCGTCTCCGCCATGACGGTCTCGCGGGTGATGCACCACTCGCCCCGTGTCTCGGCAAAGACACGCGAGCGCGTGCAGCAGGCCATTGCGGCTCTGGGTTATCAGCCAGACCCGCACCTGGCCCGCATGATGACGATGGTACGCGGGCGCAAAAAATCACGTGTCCGCGCCGTGATCGCCGTCATTCGTGAGACGGTGCCTAAGGATGCGCTGCACAGCAGCACCTATCAATACGTGCCCATCGAGGACATCCGCCGTCGCGCCAGCCAGCACGGGTATCACGCGGAGGAATTTTGGTTAGGCAAAGATGGGCTCGATCCTGCACGTCTGGTGGGCATCCTCCAGGCGCGTGGCATCGAGGGCATCATCGTTTCGCCCCAGTCTTCGCAGATGCTGTGCGCGCAGTTGGACTACGCCCCCTTTGCCGCAGCCACCTTTGGTTTTGGCCTCACGCAGCCCTCGCTGCATCGCGCAGCCGGAAACATGAACCTCGGCATCCAGCTCGCGGTGAAGGAGCTGCAGGCGCGGGGTTATCAGCGCATCGGTCTGGCGGTCACTCAGTGGGTGGATCATCGGGCTGAAGGGGCTTACAGTGGGGCCATGCTGCATGTGCAGCAGGCCATCCCGCTGGCCCAGCGCATCCCCGTTTTACTGTTCCCGCACAATGACTTCAGCCGCTGCCGGAAGGAGTTCATGGAGTGGATGCAAAGAGAGCGCCCAGATGCCCTCATCACCTTCGATCAGCATGTTCCCGACTGGCTGCAAAAAATGGGCCTGCGAGTGCCGGAGGACATCGGCCTCGTCGTCCATGACTGGACCTCCACCATGAAAGGTTACGCGGGCATTTATCAAAGGCGCGACCATGTGGCGGCTGCGGGGGTGGACCTGGTGGCCACGCAGCTTTTGCAAAATGAAAGTGGCGTTCCTGAGGTGCCTCGTCAGATCCTCATCCCACCCGAGTGGATCGAAGGTCCCTCGGTCCGGGCGCGCCAGAGTTAA
- a CDS encoding sialate O-acetylesterase has product MVIRTSKGLYESTSKDEGKTWSEASAMPQFEGPSTRACMMKLASGAFLLIYHDAKKLKSGAYPRTRLTAWLSDDEGRTWPHRLLVDERSSVSYPDAIQAPDGRIYITYDHGRYNAGEKEVLVAIVREEDLRAGKFVSQGSAQRLVVNRALGYGNHSDKRTEAEVAAKLPPKEKLHLYLLIGQSNMAGRGVLDTEKRLSRQRVLKFSPNNKWTHGIEPLHHDKPAAVGAGLGMSFAREMAEAYPEATIGLIPCAVGGTPLERWEKGGDLYAQALERARLAMKDGTFKGILWHQGEGDSGHEGKSKSYADRLAQMIVDLRADLGSGELPFVAGKLGKFLALETKEKQPSYWPLVNEQIASIPARVPKTAVVESTDLKHKGDQVHFDTPSLRTFGQRYAAAMKLLQK; this is encoded by the coding sequence ATGGTCATCCGCACCTCCAAAGGACTCTACGAAAGCACTTCCAAAGACGAGGGGAAAACTTGGTCCGAAGCCAGCGCCATGCCGCAGTTTGAAGGGCCCTCCACCCGCGCCTGCATGATGAAGCTGGCTTCGGGCGCTTTTCTCCTCATTTACCACGATGCTAAAAAGCTGAAGAGTGGCGCCTATCCCCGCACCCGCCTCACGGCCTGGCTTTCGGACGATGAAGGCCGCACCTGGCCGCACCGACTCCTGGTAGATGAGCGCAGCAGCGTCTCTTACCCCGATGCCATCCAGGCTCCTGATGGTCGCATCTACATCACCTATGATCACGGGCGCTACAATGCGGGTGAAAAGGAGGTGCTGGTCGCCATCGTCCGTGAAGAAGATCTGCGTGCTGGCAAATTTGTTTCCCAAGGCTCGGCCCAGCGTCTGGTGGTGAATCGTGCGCTGGGTTATGGCAACCATTCAGACAAACGCACGGAGGCCGAAGTGGCTGCCAAACTACCGCCCAAGGAAAAGCTGCATCTCTACCTACTCATCGGTCAGTCCAACATGGCCGGACGCGGCGTGCTGGATACGGAAAAGCGCCTCTCCCGGCAGCGCGTGCTGAAGTTCTCGCCTAACAACAAGTGGACTCACGGCATCGAGCCCCTGCATCATGACAAACCGGCGGCGGTCGGCGCAGGACTGGGCATGAGCTTTGCCCGTGAGATGGCGGAGGCGTATCCTGAGGCCACCATCGGTTTGATCCCCTGCGCCGTCGGGGGCACGCCACTGGAGCGTTGGGAAAAAGGCGGTGACCTCTATGCCCAGGCGCTGGAGCGTGCCCGTTTGGCCATGAAGGACGGCACCTTCAAGGGCATCCTTTGGCACCAGGGGGAAGGGGACTCGGGCCATGAAGGTAAGTCCAAAAGTTATGCTGACCGCTTGGCCCAAATGATCGTGGATCTGCGGGCGGATCTCGGTTCTGGCGAGCTGCCATTCGTGGCGGGGAAACTGGGTAAGTTCCTGGCTCTGGAGACCAAAGAAAAACAGCCCAGCTACTGGCCATTGGTGAATGAACAGATCGCCTCCATCCCTGCCCGTGTGCCGAAAACCGCCGTGGTCGAATCGACGGATCTCAAACACAAAGGCGACCAAGTTCACTTCGACACTCCTTCACTGCGAACCTTTGGCCAGCGATATGCGGCGGCGATGAAGCTTTTGCAGAAGTAA
- a CDS encoding sialidase family protein: protein MICRLFLTSLLAGAAMVTALAEDLALPQATVILSPGPDYSETARVWQGIPGIERAPKGRLWSTWYSGDEGEGAIGNYALVATSGDDGKRWSKPIIIEGPKGTKIGDPIPWLDPKGRLWVFYNQLTEKTATSPTLRGTCAIRCDDPDKATPTWSAPFLVAKDGILFGKPIIRASGGWLAPFFLMGNQAGRPETCTLLSLNEGESWEWHGGTSIPDAAEEFQRGHPGPAKRWQHLDGHPHLQRTLRKHFQRRGENLVRSQRHAAV from the coding sequence ATGATTTGTCGTCTCTTTCTTACGTCCCTTCTGGCTGGTGCGGCTATGGTCACCGCCTTGGCTGAAGACCTCGCCCTGCCACAAGCCACCGTCATCCTCTCTCCTGGACCGGATTACAGTGAAACCGCCCGTGTCTGGCAGGGCATCCCGGGCATCGAGAGAGCCCCCAAGGGCCGCCTTTGGTCCACCTGGTACAGCGGTGATGAAGGCGAGGGCGCGATCGGCAATTACGCCCTCGTGGCCACCAGCGGAGACGATGGCAAACGCTGGTCGAAACCCATCATTATCGAAGGGCCGAAGGGCACCAAGATCGGCGACCCGATCCCCTGGCTGGACCCCAAAGGGAGGCTGTGGGTGTTTTACAATCAGCTCACCGAAAAGACTGCCACCAGCCCCACCCTGCGCGGCACCTGCGCCATCCGCTGTGACGATCCGGACAAGGCCACGCCTACCTGGTCCGCCCCTTTTCTAGTAGCCAAAGACGGCATCCTTTTTGGCAAGCCCATCATCCGCGCCAGTGGCGGCTGGTTGGCACCCTTTTTCCTCATGGGAAACCAGGCGGGCAGGCCGGAGACCTGCACTCTCCTGAGCCTGAATGAAGGTGAATCCTGGGAATGGCACGGCGGCACCAGCATCCCGGATGCCGCTGAGGAATTTCAGCGAGGCCACCCTGGCCCAGCGAAAAGATGGCAGCATTTGGATGGTCATCCGCACCTCCAAAGGACTCTACGAAAGCACTTCCAAAGACGAGGGGAAAACTTGGTCCGAAGCCAGCGCCATGCCGCAGTTTGA
- the gcvT gene encoding glycine cleavage system aminomethyltransferase GcvT, with translation MSDAPLLRTPLYDSHVALGGKIIPFAGWEMPVQYTGIVQEHHAVRKAVGVFDISHMGQFIVSGGDALSFLNRALTNDVSKLEIGQGQYSLLLNEQGGVIDDLILYRTTAKEFFLVVNASKIAEDWSQLQSLLTEADDVQMANLSDATGGLAIQGPKSRAVFEKVFGQEAPFPPHNSIFVAAGEAGFMWLCGTGYTGEEGFEFFMPAAAATEWFDRLVTAAREEGGLPCGLGARDTLRLEMGYPLNGNDLFPDKTPLQAGLGFFVAFDKEDFIGKAALVAQKEAGLPSKLVAFKMTGTAPPPRPHYPVLFNGNIVGEVASGTQSPSLSTGIGMAYLPLEAAKIGTTIEIEIRGRNFPAEVVKKPFWKKS, from the coding sequence ATGTCCGATGCCCCGCTCCTCCGCACGCCCCTTTATGACAGCCATGTGGCCCTGGGAGGGAAAATTATTCCTTTCGCCGGCTGGGAGATGCCGGTGCAATACACGGGCATCGTGCAGGAGCACCACGCGGTGCGGAAAGCCGTGGGCGTCTTTGACATCTCACACATGGGCCAGTTCATCGTCAGTGGCGGAGATGCGCTGAGCTTTTTGAATCGGGCCCTGACCAATGATGTGTCCAAGCTCGAGATCGGCCAAGGGCAGTATTCCTTGCTGCTCAATGAACAAGGCGGGGTGATTGATGACCTCATCCTTTACCGCACCACGGCCAAGGAATTTTTCCTCGTGGTCAATGCCAGCAAGATCGCCGAAGATTGGTCGCAGTTGCAGAGCCTGCTCACTGAGGCGGACGATGTGCAGATGGCGAACCTCAGCGATGCCACGGGCGGTCTCGCCATCCAGGGGCCGAAAAGCCGCGCCGTGTTTGAAAAAGTCTTCGGCCAGGAGGCTCCTTTCCCGCCGCACAACAGCATCTTCGTGGCAGCGGGTGAAGCCGGTTTCATGTGGCTCTGCGGTACCGGCTATACCGGTGAAGAGGGTTTTGAATTCTTCATGCCTGCCGCCGCCGCCACCGAGTGGTTTGACCGACTCGTCACCGCCGCCCGTGAGGAAGGTGGACTGCCCTGTGGCCTGGGAGCCCGTGATACGCTGCGGCTGGAAATGGGCTACCCGCTGAATGGCAACGACCTCTTCCCTGATAAGACGCCACTCCAGGCAGGACTCGGATTTTTCGTCGCTTTCGACAAAGAAGACTTCATCGGCAAAGCGGCCCTGGTGGCCCAAAAAGAAGCGGGTCTGCCCAGCAAGCTCGTGGCTTTCAAGATGACTGGCACAGCCCCTCCGCCACGCCCGCATTACCCCGTTCTGTTCAACGGTAACATCGTGGGCGAAGTCGCCAGTGGCACGCAATCCCCGAGCCTGAGCACTGGCATCGGCATGGCTTACCTGCCTCTGGAGGCTGCTAAAATCGGCACCACGATTGAGATCGAAATCCGAGGGAGAAACTTTCCAGCCGAGGTGGTGAAGAAGCCGTTCTGGAAAAAGTCGTAA
- a CDS encoding putative manganese-dependent inorganic diphosphatase, with amino-acid sequence MSDPIYVIGHRNPDTDAICAAIGYAAYLRCVREDEVIAACCGEINARTNWVLKLAGAAAPKLLLDVRPTAALVGRKEVLTASPNETFLSVYRKMLEHNFRSIPVVNGEQKLIGMPTIQEMAQLFLPSESTHKAANREVRTCVRNMVTALGGQLIGNTSGVDEVEDLILVVAASSENTSRDRAKQFPPRQLVLVTGDRPEIHKLALELGVRCLVVTGGFMPHDDLLKQAQEKGICVIVAPQDTASASQLIRFSRPIGEAAHEYLSFTSRTPLREIIHVVQNSHQPLFPVIDEETGKLEGVFSKSDLVEVPRTKLVLVDHNEFSQAVAGADEAEIIEVIDHHRLSGNLRTKEPVRFINEPVGSTSTIVGIMYKMRGLTPDKSTSICLCAGLISDTLNLTSPTTTNTDREILAWLAEVAGIDAAQFVKDFFAAGSLLREATPARAIEGDRKVFEENGWRISISQIEEMGLDEFWKKQAELHAALVALCAAHDLHFACLMVTDITAHHSVLLVAGDKRVEAAIDVDYHERSPQIYDMPGVVSRKKQLFPYLSNLVSKLTPP; translated from the coding sequence ATGTCAGACCCCATCTACGTCATCGGCCACCGCAATCCTGATACGGACGCGATTTGCGCGGCCATCGGTTATGCCGCTTACTTGCGCTGTGTGCGCGAGGATGAAGTTATCGCGGCCTGTTGCGGCGAGATCAATGCGCGGACGAACTGGGTGTTGAAGCTCGCCGGGGCCGCCGCGCCTAAGCTGCTGCTGGATGTGCGCCCAACGGCAGCCCTCGTGGGCCGCAAGGAAGTGCTGACGGCCTCTCCCAATGAGACGTTCCTCTCCGTCTATCGCAAAATGCTGGAGCACAATTTCCGCTCTATTCCCGTGGTGAATGGCGAGCAAAAGCTCATCGGCATGCCGACGATCCAGGAAATGGCGCAGCTTTTCCTGCCCAGCGAATCCACCCACAAAGCGGCCAACCGCGAAGTGCGCACCTGTGTGAGAAACATGGTCACGGCCCTCGGCGGGCAGTTGATCGGAAATACCTCAGGCGTAGATGAGGTGGAAGACTTGATCCTCGTCGTAGCGGCCTCTAGCGAAAACACCTCCCGCGACCGAGCTAAACAATTTCCGCCACGCCAGCTCGTGCTCGTCACGGGAGATCGCCCAGAGATTCACAAACTGGCGCTGGAGCTGGGCGTTCGTTGCCTCGTCGTCACCGGTGGTTTCATGCCCCACGATGACCTGCTAAAACAGGCCCAGGAAAAGGGCATCTGCGTGATCGTGGCCCCACAGGATACGGCCAGTGCCTCGCAGCTCATCCGTTTCTCGCGCCCCATTGGTGAGGCCGCGCATGAATATCTCTCCTTCACCTCGCGCACCCCGCTGCGTGAGATCATCCATGTGGTGCAAAATTCGCATCAGCCTCTGTTCCCCGTCATCGATGAGGAAACGGGCAAACTGGAAGGGGTGTTTTCCAAGTCCGACCTCGTGGAGGTGCCGCGCACCAAACTGGTGCTGGTGGATCACAATGAATTCAGTCAGGCCGTCGCCGGGGCAGATGAAGCCGAGATCATTGAGGTGATTGATCACCACCGCCTCAGCGGAAATCTGCGCACGAAAGAACCCGTGCGTTTCATCAATGAACCCGTGGGCAGCACAAGCACCATCGTGGGCATCATGTATAAGATGCGCGGGCTGACACCCGATAAGTCCACCTCCATCTGCCTGTGTGCGGGATTAATCTCTGACACGCTGAATCTCACCAGCCCGACCACGACGAACACGGACCGGGAAATCCTGGCCTGGCTGGCCGAGGTGGCGGGCATTGATGCCGCACAGTTTGTGAAGGACTTCTTTGCCGCTGGCTCCCTGCTTCGTGAGGCCACCCCGGCCCGAGCCATCGAGGGAGATCGCAAAGTCTTCGAGGAAAACGGCTGGCGAATCAGCATCAGCCAGATCGAAGAAATGGGTCTGGACGAATTCTGGAAAAAGCAGGCCGAGCTTCACGCCGCCCTGGTGGCCCTGTGTGCCGCGCATGACCTTCATTTTGCCTGCCTCATGGTCACGGACATCACCGCTCATCACAGCGTGCTGCTGGTCGCCGGGGATAAGCGGGTGGAGGCCGCCATTGACGTGGACTACCACGAACGCAGCCCACAGATCTATGACATGCCGGGCGTGGTCAGCCGCAAGAAACAACTCTTCCCTTACTTGAGCAATCTGGTCAGCAAGCTGACGCCGCCTTGA
- a CDS encoding alpha/beta hydrolase — translation MRFSLLLPALLATATASWAADQPAALLLWEKGAPGSEARAAEPEKQEGSNVMNVHAPTITPYIPTKDATGVAVIIAPGGGHSKLCLGHEGYALAEWFRDHGIAAFVLKYRLAREKGSTYTIQDHAMADARRAIRTVRSRAQEWGINPERIGIMGFSAGGELAAFAAMKNDPGQADAADVIERASSRPDFQALIYPGTSGLFSAEKGMPPLFIACGYSDRPDISEGMASLYLKYKAAGVKAELHIYSEAGHGFGYKPGTKTAAGRWPQRFTEWLQDSGLMK, via the coding sequence ATGCGCTTTTCCCTTCTCCTGCCTGCTCTTCTCGCCACGGCCACTGCCTCTTGGGCAGCCGACCAACCTGCCGCCCTGCTCCTCTGGGAAAAAGGTGCCCCCGGCTCCGAAGCCCGCGCTGCAGAGCCTGAGAAGCAGGAAGGCAGCAATGTAATGAATGTGCATGCGCCGACGATCACGCCTTACATCCCGACGAAGGATGCCACAGGAGTGGCTGTCATCATCGCCCCTGGCGGTGGGCATTCCAAGCTTTGCCTGGGCCACGAAGGTTACGCCCTGGCGGAGTGGTTTCGCGACCATGGCATCGCCGCGTTTGTTTTGAAGTACCGCCTCGCCCGTGAAAAAGGCAGCACCTACACCATTCAGGATCACGCCATGGCGGATGCCCGCCGCGCCATCCGCACCGTGCGCAGCCGCGCCCAGGAATGGGGCATCAATCCTGAACGCATCGGCATCATGGGCTTTTCCGCTGGAGGTGAACTGGCTGCCTTTGCCGCCATGAAAAATGACCCCGGTCAGGCCGATGCGGCCGATGTCATCGAGCGCGCCAGCAGCCGCCCGGACTTCCAGGCGCTGATCTACCCCGGCACCTCCGGCCTCTTCTCCGCTGAAAAAGGCATGCCACCTCTCTTCATCGCCTGTGGTTACAGCGACCGCCCCGACATCTCCGAAGGCATGGCGTCTCTGTATCTCAAATACAAGGCAGCCGGCGTGAAAGCGGAACTGCACATTTACAGCGAAGCCGGTCACGGTTTTGGCTACAAGCCCGGCACTAAAACCGCCGCAGGCCGCTGGCCCCAGCGCTTCACGGAATGGCTGCAAGACAGCGGACTGATGAAGTAG